CTGGTTTCAGACCACATTGGAAAAACAGTGGACCGTGAGTCCAATACAATATATTACCGCCGCACAACTTGATACCGCTGTCATCAACGACAGAAATTTTTTCCTTTATCCCGTCGCCAAGGATGAAAAAACCGCCGCGATCCGGTTGCTTACTACGGATGATCTTACGAAGAAAAGAGAATTCTTCTTTGTGCTTTCACAAGGTGGTTATAAGCAGGCAAAGCTGCTTTTTGCAGCGGGTACAGGTGGCTCAAAGGTGCTGGGCTCATTCCGCTACGGGCCCGACCGTGCCGAACTTACTGCGGGTATGATTGATAATGAGATTATGCTGTCATTGCTTAACCAATCGCTTAAGACGGTCATTGATTATAAGATCAAAAGCATGGTTAAAGATTCAGTTAAATGGACCCTAAGTGATGAGAATGACAGGCAGATCAGTGAAAAGATTTTATTGATCAGCCGTGCCTGCACCGATGGAACGATTGCCCTGGATGACAAGCCTCTGATCAGTGACAAAGTGCTGTCAGATTATGTTTATGAGTACCTGGTGGTGTCAAAAGATTCCATTCAAACATTGTTTGATGAATCTTCAGGTGAATATTGCTACCTCATGCTCTACTACCCCACCGCACATTTTAAAACACTGGAAGACTGCGGAGATATCATTGTGTATGATCCGTTCCTGAAGAAAGTGCTTTACTATGAAGATAACCTTGATGGGCCCTGGATGGAAAAGTGGAAACTTAAACAATTGATGAGCGCGGTGAAATCAAAATGATTGATTAGCCGTTGGCCGCAATATGTGCTGCAGCTATGAATCCTGAAGTCCATGCATGCTGAAAATTATATCCGCCTGTAATACCATCCACATCCATAATCTCTCCTCCGAAATACAGCCCTTTGTATCGCCTGCTCATCATTGAGTTTACATCTATCTCCTCCAGTGCAATGCCGCCTGCACTTACAAACTCTTCCTTAAAAGTGGTTTTGCCATTGGCTGTCATCTCATAGGCCGTGCAATTTACGGCAAGCCGGTTCATCATTACGGTTGACACATCCGCCCAGCGGCAGTTGTCATCAATGCCTGATTCATGCAGCAGGAATTCCCATAACCTTGCGGCCATGCCGGTAAAGTTTCCATTGCTGACTTTTTTGGCGGGGGCAATGAACCGTTGCTCCCTTATTTTTTCAGCCAGGCTTTGTGCGTTATAGGTTGCAGACCAGTTCACAATGAGCTTAAGCCGGTAACCGGCATCTGCCAGTTCCCTGGCAAAGAAAGAAGACAACCTCAAAACAGCCGGACCACTTAACCCCCAGTGTGTAATAAGAATGGGACCCGATGAATTTTTTTTGCAGCCAGCAATTTTAATGCTGGCATTGGTCGCCGTGATACCCATGAGTTTATTTAAAGCATGTCCTGAAAAATTTAAGGTAAATAGCGCGGGTACCGGGTCTTCCAGTTTGAGTTTCAGGTTGCTGAGCCATTCAAAATGCGCTGCCTGCGAAAAACCGCCGCACGCTATCATTACAAAATCAGCAAACTGCCGGTTGCCCGAGCTTTGATACACATGAAATCCTTGTTCAAGCGGTTCAATTTTTACCACCGCAAAATGCAGATGAAGTTCTATATTATACCGGTGCATTTCCTGCAACAGGCAATCAATTATCGCTTGCGAGGTATTCGCTTCCGGAAACATTCTTCCATCAGCTTCCGTTTTCAGCGGAACACCCCGGCTTTGAAACCAGTCAATGGTATCAGTTGTAAAAAACCTGTGAAAAGCCTTTCTCAGGAAACGCCCGCCTCTCGGATAACAATTTGCCATTTCCTGCCGGTCGAAACAGGCATGCGTTACATTGCACCTGCTACCACCGCTTATCTTCACCTTACGCAGCACCTGCCCAGCCTTCTCTACCAGCATGACCTTGAGCACAGGATTCAGCCGTGCTGCATTCACAGCACAAAAGAAACCGGCTGCACCGGCACCAATGACCAACAAGGTTTTTTTAGACATGAATAACGCACATCGATTTTGTCAGTTAGTGTGGTACGGATGCAGCATAATAAAAGGATGATTTGGTGATCAAGCTACAGACGATAAAATTCCATACAACAGTCACAGGAAATATGATGGGCAAGGCTCCTGTTTTGCTCATAGTGGTTTTCGCTTAATAGTTTCTCATGAAAAACCAGGCATGTACATCAATTAACCTCATTCCCCTGTCTGCGTTTAAACTTCAAAGGAAGCATATTTTGTGCAGTTCAAAGGGCTCCCAATAAAAAACACTTTGATTCACCGATTGAAGTATCTGTGAATCAAAGTGTATTGAATAAAGTAACCCTGCTATACGGAGGAAAAATGATCCGGCAATTAACTTGTCAGATGGAATGATTGATCACGCCCGCAGATCTTGCCCTTCCGCTGAAATTATACGATTAGCGGTGTTATTTGCCGTTGACCCAGGTTTCATTCTTGTACTCACCCAGAATAGTCACTTCCTTATTCTTTGCATACTCCCGGGCCGAATTTTCCATTGCCTCCCTGCTTTCATTCCTGATCTTCACGCCTTTAATTTTGGATCCCTTATTCGCTACTTCAATATAGAATCCATCCATCATTTTTGCCGGTCTGGTGGCCGGACGTCCGAAGTTTCCCATTATGATTTGTTTTAAAGAATTAAAAAAATTTCGCGCAAGATATAAAATCTGCGGCAACGAAGCTGAATTTTTCGATAAACCATTGATTTTAAATGACATAACCGGTACCAACGCATATGTTTCTATACGTTGAAGCAACTTTAATATGACTGCTAAGCGGATATAAGCCACAGTTGCAGAACAGCATTCAAATAAAATGTCAGGAGGAAACGGTTGGGATATCACAACGACTCCTTAAAAAAATGAACACTCAGTTTCATCCAAATAAAA
The DNA window shown above is from Chitinophagales bacterium and carries:
- a CDS encoding NAD(P)/FAD-dependent oxidoreductase, which gives rise to MSKKTLLVIGAGAAGFFCAVNAARLNPVLKVMLVEKAGQVLRKVKISGGSRCNVTHACFDRQEMANCYPRGGRFLRKAFHRFFTTDTIDWFQSRGVPLKTEADGRMFPEANTSQAIIDCLLQEMHRYNIELHLHFAVVKIEPLEQGFHVYQSSGNRQFADFVMIACGGFSQAAHFEWLSNLKLKLEDPVPALFTLNFSGHALNKLMGITATNASIKIAGCKKNSSGPILITHWGLSGPAVLRLSSFFARELADAGYRLKLIVNWSATYNAQSLAEKIREQRFIAPAKKVSNGNFTGMAARLWEFLLHESGIDDNCRWADVSTVMMNRLAVNCTAYEMTANGKTTFKEEFVSAGGIALEEIDVNSMMSRRYKGLYFGGEIMDVDGITGGYNFQHAWTSGFIAAAHIAANG